The sequence GAACCCGACGAGCAGATCATTCAGGCAAGCGCTGCCGCGGCTGGTGCGCCACTGGTAGAGGACATCGCCGCCAGGGCGGTGCAGGGTCCAAAGATAGCCGAGACCGGTTTTGCCGGTGCCGGGGGCGAGGTATTTGACCGGTGTCTCGTCGGCCTGGAGGTAATCGCCCGCGAGCAGGTCTTCATGGATGTGCCGGTAGAGCGGCTTGAGCCAGAAGGCGGCGAGTTCCGCCCAGCGACACAGCGTGTTGCGCCCGATGGCGACGCCATGTCGACGGGCGAGGATCTGTTCCTGACGGTAGAACGGCAAGTGGTCGCAGTATTTCGAGACGAGGGCGTGGGCGATGAGCGCCGGCGTGGCCGTGAGGCCGTCCTGAAGCCGCGGCGGGAGTTTGGCGGTGACGGGGGCCGCATCGCGGTCGGCGACACGGACGTAGGTGGGCCGGATCAGGCGGCGGATGAAGATCCGGCCGGGCTGGTAGTCGAGCTGGTCGCTGCGTTCCTCTCCGATCCTGCGCCAGGCATCGGGGCAGGCCTTGACCGGTTCGGGCAGCAGCACTTCTTCCACGACGGGAAGATGCTCGGGGATGCGCCCGCGGCGCGGCTTGCAATCAGGACGGGCGACGCTTGCTGCGCTGGCCTCCACCACCGGTGCGTCGCCGAAGGTCGGGGAGGCCGGGGCTTTTCCCGGCGGTTCACCCAGCAGGAGTTCGAGCTGGGCCGGGTCGAGCGCCTCGCTGCTCTTGCCGAAGAGTTTTCTCAGCACCAGATCGAGCTTCTGGCGCAGCAACGCGTTCTCCTGCTCCAGGGCGGAGATCCGTTCGAGATGCTGTTGTTCGCGCTCGGGCGTCATCGGACGCGCGCATGCTACGATGGTTGGAGTAGGCCCCGGCAAGCCGGATGTTCACTCCCGTTCATACCACGGGCGCATCCTCGCGCCCTTCAGGTCGATGCCGTCGGTGAGCAGAGCGAGCGCCTCCGGGGCGAGCTTGAGCTTGCCTCCGCGGCCATCCGACGGCTTCGGCCACGAGAAGGTACCCTTTTCAAGCCGTTTGGCGTGAACCCACAGGCCGGTGCCATCCCAATGGAGGAGCTTGATGCGATTGCGCGAGCGGTTCGAGAAGACGAAGACCGCGCCGCTGCGCGGGTCCTCGCCGAGCTGGCCTGTGACCAGCGCGTGGAGGCTGTCGAAGGACTTCCTCATGTCGCACGGCTCCAGCGCCAGGAAGACGCGCAGGCTGCCGGAGAGAGTCAGCACGGGCGGGTGGAGGTAAGATGGCGGAGCAGCTCCGCCACCCAGGCGAGGTGCTTGCGGTTGGCCACCTCGATGCGGGTGCCGTCGGCAAGCGTGACGCGCAGGGGCTCGGCGACGGCTGCCTGGACCGAAGGCTCCATGGGCGCGTCCACCACAACTTCGGCAAAGGAGTGTTGAACGGGTTCCGGTTCCTGCTGATCCCGGCGACGCTTCTGCACCCAGGTGGCGAAGGTCGAATACTTCAAGCCGTGTTGGCGGCAGAAGGCCATCGCCGACTGTCCGCCGCGCTCGAAGGCATCGAGCAGGGCCTCGCGTTGGGAGGGCTCGATCAGCACGCGGCCGCGGGAATCCGATCGGATCAAACCCGGCCCGCCACCGGGATCTACGATAGAGGTCATTCATGCCTATGTATCACCTATATCGTAGGTCCGGGAACGGGGGGCGTGTGGAGCGCTTACGGTTGGCCGGGGGAGTGGCGGGCTGCACCAGATCACTCCAGACCTTCCAGCCCGCCAGTCGGCGTATGGCCTTCTCTTTCCTTGTCCAATTTGCGGGAAGAACCGAGCTGCCGAGAGGGTATGCTGCGAGCCACTGTTCCAAAGGCATTGGAAAATGGATGAATCTTCTCCGCCCCGTTTTGGCAGAGGCGGCGTGGATCACGATACCCTCCTCGGTGAAGTCAGAGACTTCAAGGCGTTCGAGTTCGGCCCGGCGAATGCCTGTGAACAGGCTGATTGCAAATCCAGGAACACATTCCGGGTAGTGGCTTTCGGCCGCTTGGAGCAATTGGCGGCATTCCTCGTGTGTCAAGATGCCGATGGGGGCTCGGCGCACATCTTTCCTCTCTAAGACATCGATTAAGCGTGAGTCGCACCATGTTCGCGGCGCTTTTGCACACCAACGCCAAAAGGTCCTAATGGTCTCGGCTCGCCGATTGAAGGTGGAGTCGCGCCCGGTGGTGGCTTCCACGTGGTTTAGGAGTTCCTGGCCGGTAATCGTCGAAAGTTTACGGCCCGCAAATTCGCCCGCAAGGGCTGCCCGCATGTGCTCGTAGGCACGGACCTGAGCTTCACTTTTAGCCTCTTTGGTGAGGACGAATGCTGCCAAGGCAATTTCAACAAATTCGCTTCCAATCTTGGCTTCTTCGATGCCGACGGCGATACGCGCGGCGTCGATAAGAGAAAGCCCGACGGGGGCGAGCATCTCCGAGGCCTTGGTGGCCTCCTCTGCCAAAGCGGGACGAATTGCCGCAGCGTTTTCCCCGTGAGCCTGGCGCTTCGCCCTGAGGTTGGCGGCGTGTGCTTTGGCTTGGTCGCGGGTCTTGAAGAAGGCGCGTTCCCTCTTTCCTGACGCGGACAAGCTTGCGGGGATTTCGACCTTCCAACCGTCCTCGGTTTGGGCGATTTTGAATGATGGTGGGCGGCCCATGGAGTGTAGCTCGTAGCTGCCCGAATTGCCTAAAAAAGTCGAGAAATACCCGAAATGGCCGGATCTGAAGAAATTTATCGATTGGTTATTAGATTGTTGTGAAAAGATTTGTGGGCTTTTAACCAATTGGTCCTGGGTTCAAATCCCAGTCCTCGTACTTTCGCTCACCTACTTCCATTTGGAAGTGGATGGCTGTTTCCACCGAAGTCGTTCAAAGGATCGATAGGTGGCTCCCCTTTTCGAACTGTGGGACACGCTGGGATTTCCAGGTGGACCCCGCGCGCAAAAAAGCCGCGACACCCGTGGTGCCGCGGCTGTGGTTTCGCCCGGAGGCGGATTGTTGAAACCGGTTACTTGGCGGCGGGAGCGAGCACGCCGAAGCCGCGCTTCTTGAAGACCTCGGAGGCCTTCTCCGATTGGAGGAAGGCGATGAACTGTTTGGCCTCCGCGGCATCGTGGGACTCCTTGCACACCGCGGCCGGATAAATGATGGCCGGGGTTTCATTGGAGGGCACGGTGAAGGCGATCTTCACCTTCTGCGAGATGGCGGCATCGGTGCGGTAGACGATGGCGGCATCGGCATTGCCCGCTTCCACGGCGGCGAGCGCTCCGCGCACGTTTTCCGCGCCGACGGTCTTCGGCTGGACTTGCTCCCAGAGGTTGAGCTTGGTCAGCCAGGTCTTCGCGTAGACGCCCGCAGGCACCGCGGCCGGGTCGGCGATCGAGAGGCGGTCGAGCTTCGCGAGATCCGCGCCGGATTGGATCGTCTTGGTGGAGTCGGTGGGGATGACGACCACCAGCGCGTTGGAAAGCAGCGGCACCACGGCCTCCTTGGCGATGTGGTCGGCCTTCACCAGTCCGTCCATGGTCTTCTCATCGGCGGAAATGAAGACGTCCACCGGTGCGCCGGATTCGATCTGGCGGGCGAGCACGTTCGAGCCGGCGAAGACCGGGGTGACGGTGGTGCCGGGGTGGCTTTCCTGGTAGAGCTTGCCGATCTCGGTGATCGATTCGGCGAGGCTGGCGGCGGCGGCCACGCGGAGTTCCCCGCCACGGGCGAAGGGGGCGGTGAGCAGGAGGCCGAGGGCGAGGAGGCGAGGGATGGACGTCATGGTTTCCGGGGTTCGGGGAGGGCGGTTCGGATGAGGGCGATTTGTTTGACCTGGCGGATCCAGCGGGAGTGACGGAGATCGTCCACGGCCAGGATCATGAGCGGGCCTTCGAAGGCGGTGAGGGCGGCATCGTCGACCCGGTCCACGAGGATCACGCGGGAGCGGGTGAAGGCAGGGTCGAGTTCGGCGAGCGAGAACACCACCTTGTAGTTGTCGGCGGCGGAGAGCAGCACGGCGCGGTTCATTTCCTGGCCGCGCAGGGCCTCTCCGGAGGGCGCGCCGAAGCGCTTCGCGATCTCGATCAACGGAACGCCGGAATAGCGGTGCTCGGTGCCATCGCGGCCCTTCGCGGTGGCTTCGACGCGGGGCAGTTCCTTCCACGCGGCTTCTTCCAGCGGCTTCCACGCGGTGCCGTCATGGACGTCCACCACCGGGCCGGCGTGGAGGGCGGTGCAGAGCAGGGCGGCGAGGAGGCAGGAGAGGAGGTTAGAACGCATAGGTCAGGTCCACGTAGAGGGTACGGCCGGCTTCAGGGAAGCCTTCGGCGAGCTGTTGGTTGCGGTCGAGGAGGTTGGTGGCTCCGAGGCCGAGGGTGACGTTGTCGACGACATCCAGCTCGGTGCGGAGGTCGATGCGCGAGTAGGCACCGGTGCGGATGCCATTCGAGGCGGAATAGCGGGAGTCCGCCCAGCACCAGGAGGGGATCACGCGCAGCTTCTCCAGCGCGGACCAGCGGGCGTAGACGAAGGACTGGAGCGAGGGTGTGCCGATCGGGAAGATCGCGGGATTGCTGCGATTCTCGACTGAGATCCACGAGCCGCTCACGCCGGTTTCGAACTTCGGGGTCCAGGCCATGCTGGTGGAGAGTTCCACGCCGGTGTGCTCGGCCTTGCCGACGT comes from Luteolibacter sp. LG18 and encodes:
- a CDS encoding IS66 family transposase gives rise to the protein MTPEREQQHLERISALEQENALLRQKLDLVLRKLFGKSSEALDPAQLELLLGEPPGKAPASPTFGDAPVVEASAASVARPDCKPRRGRIPEHLPVVEEVLLPEPVKACPDAWRRIGEERSDQLDYQPGRIFIRRLIRPTYVRVADRDAAPVTAKLPPRLQDGLTATPALIAHALVSKYCDHLPFYRQEQILARRHGVAIGRNTLCRWAELAAFWLKPLYRHIHEDLLAGDYLQADETPVKYLAPGTGKTGLGYLWTLHRPGGDVLYQWRTSRGSACLNDLLVGFSGILQSDGYRAYDTYAARHPEITQAACWAHARRKFHEAYQSGQTLAAGPLKAIGGLYAIEKELRQTRAGPEERAAIRREQSIPILEGFRLDLQRLRANVSVLPKSPLGRAIDYTLALWQKLETFVRHGKAEIDTNLTENAIRPTAVGKKNWMFVGGEDTGDRSAILYTLIESAKRHGHEPYAYVRDVLERLPGMKASEIDALLPKNWQPTNEVLVPIQAAS
- the tnpB gene encoding IS66 family insertion sequence element accessory protein TnpB (TnpB, as the term is used for proteins encoded by IS66 family insertion elements, is considered an accessory protein, since TnpC, encoded by a neighboring gene, is a DDE family transposase.); protein product: MLTLSGSLRVFLALEPCDMRKSFDSLHALVTGQLGEDPRSGAVFVFSNRSRNRIKLLHWDGTGLWVHAKRLEKGTFSWPKPSDGRGGKLKLAPEALALLTDGIDLKGARMRPWYERE
- the modA gene encoding molybdate ABC transporter substrate-binding protein, producing MTSIPRLLALGLLLTAPFARGGELRVAAAASLAESITEIGKLYQESHPGTTVTPVFAGSNVLARQIESGAPVDVFISADEKTMDGLVKADHIAKEAVVPLLSNALVVVIPTDSTKTIQSGADLAKLDRLSIADPAAVPAGVYAKTWLTKLNLWEQVQPKTVGAENVRGALAAVEAGNADAAIVYRTDAAISQKVKIAFTVPSNETPAIIYPAAVCKESHDAAEAKQFIAFLQSEKASEVFKKRGFGVLAPAAK